One genomic segment of Arthrobacter sp. Marseille-P9274 includes these proteins:
- the gatB gene encoding Asp-tRNA(Asn)/Glu-tRNA(Gln) amidotransferase subunit GatB produces the protein MTAVTDEILSFDEAMEKYDPVLGFEVHVELNTKTKMFSAAPNIFGDEPNTAVSPVDLGLPGVLPVVNKAAVEYSIMIGLALNCKIAESCFFARKNYFYPDTPKNFQTSQYEDPICYDGHLDIELEDGEVFRVEIERAHMEEDAGKLTHMGGATGRIQGAEYSLVDYNRAGVPLVEIVTKPIVGAGSRAPELAKAYVAAIREIVKNLGVSDARMERGNVRCDANVSLMPKGTTTFGTRSETKNVNSLRSVERAVRFEIQRHAAVLDSGAKVTQETRHWHEDTRSTTSGRPKSDADDYRYFPEPDLVPVVTTPEWIEELRSRLPEPPAERRKKLKAAWGYSDAEFRDVLNAGVMDAIEETIAAGASAAAARKWWMGEISRRAKEAEVDPVDVGVTPELIVELDKLVQAGKINDKLARQVLDGVLAGEGTPEEVIAKRGLAVVSDDGPLLEAIDAALAAQPDVAEKIRGGKVQAAGAIVGGVMKATRGQADAGRVRELIFERLGVQG, from the coding sequence ATGACCGCTGTTACGGACGAAATCCTGTCCTTCGATGAGGCCATGGAGAAGTACGACCCGGTGCTCGGTTTCGAGGTCCACGTGGAGCTCAACACCAAGACCAAGATGTTCTCCGCCGCCCCGAACATCTTCGGCGACGAACCGAACACTGCCGTCTCCCCGGTGGACCTCGGCCTGCCGGGTGTGCTGCCGGTGGTCAACAAGGCCGCGGTCGAATACTCGATCATGATCGGCCTGGCACTGAACTGCAAGATCGCCGAGTCCTGCTTCTTCGCCCGGAAGAACTACTTCTACCCGGACACCCCGAAGAACTTCCAGACCTCCCAGTACGAGGACCCGATCTGCTACGACGGCCACCTCGACATCGAACTCGAGGACGGCGAGGTGTTCCGCGTCGAGATCGAGCGGGCGCACATGGAAGAGGACGCGGGCAAGCTCACCCACATGGGCGGCGCGACCGGTCGCATCCAGGGCGCCGAGTACTCGCTGGTGGACTACAACCGCGCCGGCGTGCCGCTGGTCGAGATCGTCACCAAGCCGATCGTCGGAGCCGGCTCCCGCGCACCCGAGCTGGCCAAAGCGTACGTCGCCGCCATCCGCGAGATCGTGAAGAACCTCGGTGTTTCCGATGCGCGCATGGAACGCGGCAACGTCCGCTGCGACGCCAACGTCTCGCTGATGCCGAAGGGCACCACGACGTTCGGCACCCGCTCGGAGACCAAGAACGTGAACTCGCTGCGCTCCGTCGAGCGCGCCGTCCGCTTCGAGATCCAGCGGCACGCCGCGGTGCTGGACTCCGGCGCCAAGGTCACGCAGGAAACCCGGCACTGGCACGAGGACACCCGCAGCACCACCTCAGGCCGGCCCAAGTCGGACGCGGACGACTACCGCTACTTCCCGGAGCCGGACCTGGTCCCCGTCGTCACCACCCCGGAGTGGATCGAGGAGCTGCGCAGCCGGCTGCCCGAGCCGCCGGCCGAGCGGCGCAAGAAGCTCAAGGCAGCCTGGGGCTACTCCGACGCGGAGTTCCGCGATGTGCTCAACGCCGGCGTGATGGACGCGATCGAGGAGACCATCGCCGCCGGTGCTTCCGCCGCCGCCGCCCGCAAGTGGTGGATGGGCGAGATCTCCCGCCGCGCCAAGGAAGCCGAAGTGGATCCGGTGGACGTGGGCGTGACCCCCGAGCTGATCGTGGAGCTGGACAAGCTGGTCCAGGCCGGCAAGATCAACGACAAGCTGGCCCGCCAGGTTCTCGACGGCGTCCTCGCCGGCGAAGGCACGCCCGAGGAAGTCATCGCCAAGCGCGGCCTGGCCGTGGTATCGGACGACGGCCCCCTCCTCGAGGCCATCGACGCTGCCCTCGCCGCCCAGCCCGACGTCGCGGAGAAAATCCGCGGCGGCAAGGTCCAGGCCGCCGGCGCCATCGTCGGCGGGGTCATGAAGGCCACCCGGGGACAGGCCGACGCCGGCCGTGTCCGCGAGCTGATCTTCGAACGCCTCGGCGTCCAGGGGTAA
- a CDS encoding aminoglycoside phosphotransferase family protein, protein MALMPAADLEIDVPLVRRLLAEQAPDLAGLPLRLAANGWDNAVFRLGDDLAVRLPRREAAVPLLRNEQRWLPELTAGLAVATPAPLRCGAPSSFFPWPWSVVPWIEGTTAARVSPGQRRRAAGGLAEFVAAFHRPAPPEAPRNPVRGVPLPTRDPQVRRRLAGGLVPHAAQAGRLWRELSAAPPWTGEPVWLHGDLHPENLILRGGRLAAVIDFGDLAAGDPATDLAAAWLVFDAAGRRGFRDRIDSARIGSAAAVDEPTWVRARGWALAMATAMLDASEDHPAIRRMGEEVLTQVLTD, encoded by the coding sequence ATGGCCCTCATGCCCGCAGCAGACCTGGAGATCGATGTCCCGCTGGTGCGGCGGCTGCTCGCCGAGCAGGCCCCGGACCTTGCGGGGCTGCCGCTGCGGCTGGCGGCGAACGGCTGGGACAACGCCGTGTTCCGTCTCGGCGATGACCTCGCGGTGCGGCTGCCGCGCCGGGAAGCGGCCGTGCCGCTGCTGCGCAACGAGCAGCGCTGGCTGCCGGAGCTCACCGCGGGGCTGGCCGTCGCGACGCCGGCGCCGCTGCGGTGCGGCGCCCCGTCGTCGTTCTTCCCCTGGCCGTGGTCCGTGGTCCCGTGGATCGAAGGTACGACGGCGGCACGCGTCTCCCCGGGGCAGCGGCGCCGGGCAGCGGGCGGCCTGGCGGAGTTCGTGGCCGCGTTCCACCGTCCGGCCCCGCCGGAGGCGCCGCGCAATCCCGTGCGCGGTGTTCCGCTGCCGACCCGGGATCCGCAGGTGCGCCGGCGGCTCGCGGGCGGGCTGGTCCCGCACGCGGCCCAGGCTGGTCGGTTGTGGCGGGAGCTCAGCGCGGCCCCGCCGTGGACCGGGGAGCCGGTGTGGCTGCACGGGGACCTGCACCCGGAGAACCTGATCCTGCGCGGGGGCCGGCTCGCGGCGGTGATCGATTTCGGCGACCTGGCAGCGGGGGACCCCGCCACGGACCTCGCGGCGGCCTGGCTGGTCTTCGACGCGGCCGGGCGGCGCGGCTTCAGGGACCGGATCGACTCGGCGCGCATCGGCTCGGCGGCTGCCGTCGACGAACCCACGTGGGTCCGCGCGCGGGGCTGGGCGCTGGCCATGGCTACCGCCATGCTGGACGCGTCGGAGGATCATCCGGCAATCCGCAGGATGGGTGAAGAGGTGCTGACCCAGGTCCTCACGGACTGA